The Thermoanaerobaculia bacterium DNA segment AATACCAGAAACACCTTCTTTATGGTGGGGTCTCGCTGGTTACAGTCGCTGTAATCATCTGGGGTGCCGTCTCCTTTCATCAGAGCCGCGAACGTCATGCGGCTGAGCTCTTCGCGAGCGCCCTGAAGGAAGACACGGTCGATCAGGATGTTCTCTCCCGTGTGGCTTCCAAGTACAAGAGTACGCATGCCGGCAGATCAGCATCTTTAATGCTCAGCCTTCGTGAAGAGGGTACTCCTGAAGACACGGTTCAGAAGCTGGAATCCCTTCTTCCAAAATTTCATGATCCTGCGTTAAAGGCCGCTGCTTATCGTGATGTTGTGGCAAT contains these protein-coding regions:
- a CDS encoding tetratricopeptide repeat protein, whose product is MVKRKLSRKELKQDEVLGFFQKLVHQFSKYQKHLLYGGVSLVTVAVIIWGAVSFHQSRERHAAELFASALKEDTVDQDVLSRVASKYKSTHAGRSASLMLSLREEGTPEDTVQKLESLLPKFHDPALKAAAYRDVVAMMMNEKKFEEAISFVDGSGDEVGADLKLFLKGRIEEARGRSEEARLLYDELNETHSESPYAALARTRAQYL